The following are encoded together in the Campylobacter devanensis genome:
- a CDS encoding alkylphosphonate utilization protein has translation MAKDSNGTELNAGDSVTVIKDLKVKGASSTIKRGTTIKNIKLTSKDGEIECKINGVGTVVLKCEFLKKI, from the coding sequence ATGGCAAAAGATTCAAATGGTACAGAGTTAAACGCAGGCGATAGCGTTACAGTTATTAAAGATTTAAAAGTCAAAGGCGCAAGCAGTACTATTAAACGTGGCACAACAATTAAAAATATCAAGCTAACTAGCAAGGATGGTGAGATAGAGTGCAAAATAAATGGCGTTGGGACAGTGGTTCTAAAATGCGAATTCCTTAAAAAAATCTAA
- the rmuC gene encoding DNA recombination protein RmuC, which translates to MVEILSGVIAVIASASFWLGFMLFKKSGQLSALGQRLSDLNANLNIKEQELNSAKDENKELQEKNIQNIQKITELTTKLENANETNAQLKARQDELDNKTREYFDLKTKQMSENLLNLSSKEMTESSAKILESLITPLKDEISKYQKSNIEINSAFKVNFENLKSETKGVMTQAQNLADALKSNKKLLGNWGEIQLDSVLQSSGLILGQNYDRQVACKDENGNQKYLDVVVKFDESKHAIIDAKCSLVNYNEYHNATDDSTKETYAKALAKDIKNHIDNLSSKNYTFLDSKNYEYVFMFIPNDNMLFVGLGADSSLYEYAYEKGVFITTPLTLLMALKTVYICWRNLKSDENAMKIFTEAGKIYDKFDVFIKNYERLENQIIAMSKVIEDGKITLYQGRGNLISKFEMLKKLGAKTSKTLPYTQSYDEIDTQ; encoded by the coding sequence ATGGTTGAGATTTTAAGTGGAGTGATTGCAGTAATTGCTAGCGCAAGCTTTTGGTTAGGATTTATGCTATTTAAAAAGAGTGGTCAATTAAGTGCTTTAGGTCAAAGATTGAGTGATTTAAATGCAAATTTAAATATAAAAGAGCAAGAGTTAAATAGCGCAAAAGATGAAAATAAAGAGCTTCAAGAGAAAAATATACAAAATATACAAAAGATTACAGAATTAACAACAAAATTAGAAAATGCAAATGAGACAAATGCTCAACTAAAGGCTCGTCAAGATGAGTTAGATAATAAAACTAGGGAGTATTTTGATCTAAAAACTAAACAGATGAGCGAGAATTTGCTAAATTTAAGTAGCAAAGAGATGACTGAGAGTTCAGCTAAGATTTTAGAGAGTTTAATCACTCCTTTAAAAGATGAGATAAGTAAATATCAAAAGTCAAATATAGAGATAAATAGCGCCTTCAAAGTAAATTTTGAAAATTTAAAAAGTGAAACAAAAGGGGTGATGACGCAAGCGCAAAATTTAGCCGATGCATTAAAGAGTAATAAAAAACTACTTGGTAACTGGGGAGAAATTCAGCTTGATAGTGTATTGCAAAGTAGTGGGTTGATTTTGGGTCAAAACTATGATAGGCAAGTAGCTTGCAAAGATGAAAATGGAAATCAAAAATATCTAGATGTGGTAGTAAAATTTGATGAAAGCAAGCATGCGATAATAGACGCTAAATGCTCATTGGTTAATTATAATGAATACCATAATGCTACAGATGATAGCACCAAGGAGACTTATGCTAAAGCATTAGCAAAGGATATAAAAAATCATATTGATAATTTAAGTTCTAAAAATTACACATTTTTAGATAGTAAAAATTATGAGTATGTATTTATGTTTATTCCTAATGATAATATGCTGTTTGTAGGACTTGGTGCTGATAGTAGCTTATATGAATATGCCTATGAAAAAGGTGTATTTATAACTACTCCACTAACACTTCTTATGGCGCTAAAAACCGTCTATATATGTTGGCGCAATTTAAAAAGTGATGAAAATGCAATGAAAATCTTTACTGAAGCTGGAAAAATATATGATAAATTTGATGTATTTATTAAAAATTATGAGAGATTAGAAAATCAAATAATTGCTATGAGTAAGGTTATTGAAGATGGTAAAATTACGCTTTATCAAGGGCGTGGAAATTTAATAAGTAAATTTGAAATGCTCAAAAAGCTTGGGGCAAAAACTTCAAAAACCTTGCCATATACTCAAAGCTACGATGAGATAGATACGCAGTGA
- a CDS encoding asparaginase, which translates to MKKIAILATGGTIAGASTGPINSVYESAKFGINEILSEFNELKSIADISAEQICNIGSQDMNEKIWLKLSHRANELLANDKIDALVITHGTDTLEESGYFLTLTIKSQKPVVITAAMRSANSLSSDGAMNLYNAISVAACKNSANMGVLVVINDEIHLAREIIKTNTTALNAFASPNCGKCGIVHYGKAVFYTKSLRRHTMRSEFSAKFCEDLSSLQNLPCVEIVYDYAGASGEAVYSALNLGAKGIICAALGNGNLSPNMLHALKFANSKGAIVVISSRTNSGIISGDELDFNKLNFILSDSLNAQKARVLLMLCIASGFDKETIKEKFNIY; encoded by the coding sequence GTGAAAAAGATAGCAATCTTAGCTACTGGTGGAACAATCGCTGGTGCTAGTACTGGGCCGATAAATTCAGTATATGAGAGTGCCAAATTTGGTATTAATGAGATTTTAAGCGAATTTAATGAGTTAAAAAGTATAGCCGATATTAGTGCAGAGCAGATTTGTAATATCGGTTCTCAAGATATGAATGAAAAAATTTGGCTTAAACTCTCACATAGGGCAAATGAGTTATTGGCTAATGATAAAATAGATGCGTTAGTTATAACTCATGGAACTGATACGCTTGAAGAGAGCGGGTATTTTTTAACTTTAACCATAAAAAGCCAAAAACCAGTAGTAATAACTGCAGCTATGCGAAGTGCAAATTCCTTAAGTAGCGATGGAGCGATGAATTTATATAATGCTATAAGTGTTGCAGCTTGTAAAAATAGTGCTAATATGGGTGTGCTGGTGGTGATAAATGATGAGATTCACCTAGCTCGTGAGATTATAAAAACAAATACAACAGCATTAAATGCCTTTGCTTCACCAAATTGCGGTAAATGCGGAATTGTACATTATGGCAAGGCGGTATTTTATACCAAAAGTCTTAGACGCCATACGATGAGGAGCGAGTTTAGTGCTAAATTTTGTGAAGATCTATCAAGCTTACAAAATTTGCCATGCGTAGAGATAGTCTATGATTACGCAGGGGCTAGCGGTGAGGCTGTCTATAGCGCTTTAAATTTAGGTGCAAAGGGTATAATCTGCGCAGCTCTTGGCAATGGCAACCTAAGTCCAAATATGCTTCATGCGCTGAAATTTGCAAATTCTAAAGGAGCGATAGTAGTAATCTCAAGCCGTACAAATAGTGGCATAATTAGTGGAGATGAGTTAGATTTTAATAAGTTAAATTTTATCCTTAGTGATTCGCTTAATGCACAAAAGGCTAGAGTGCTTTTAATGCTTTGTATTGCTAGCGGATTTGATAAAGAGA